From Bacillus basilensis, a single genomic window includes:
- the pabC gene encoding aminodeoxychorismate lyase, which yields MLIYVNGEYVEASEARISPYDHGYLYGLGVFETFRIYNGHPFLLDDHYDRLIGALDTLQIKWTMTKDEVLLILRNLLVKNELEHAYVRFNVSAGIDEIGLQTEMYEEPSVIVFIKPLAAPGDVVEKEGVVLKQVRNTPEGASRLKSHHYLNNILGKREIGSVLNKEGIFLTETGYVAEGIVSNLFFVKGDILYTPSLKTGILNGITRAFIIKVAEELGIEVKEGFFTKEELLSADEVFVTNSIQEIVPLNRIEGRDFPGKVGMVTKKFMNLYEMQREKLWSRNELRRGDV from the coding sequence ATGTTAATTTACGTAAATGGTGAGTATGTAGAAGCGAGTGAAGCGAGAATTTCTCCGTATGACCATGGTTATTTATATGGTCTTGGAGTTTTTGAGACGTTTCGTATCTATAATGGTCATCCTTTCTTGTTGGATGATCATTATGACCGTTTAATAGGTGCACTGGATACATTGCAAATTAAATGGACAATGACGAAAGATGAAGTACTGCTTATTTTGAGGAATTTACTCGTTAAGAATGAATTAGAGCATGCCTATGTACGTTTTAATGTATCGGCGGGTATAGATGAAATTGGATTGCAAACGGAAATGTATGAAGAGCCGTCTGTTATTGTTTTTATCAAACCTTTAGCAGCCCCAGGAGATGTAGTGGAAAAAGAAGGGGTTGTTTTAAAGCAAGTGCGAAATACACCAGAGGGTGCGTCTCGTTTGAAGTCTCATCATTATTTAAATAACATTTTAGGAAAACGTGAAATTGGAAGTGTTTTGAATAAGGAAGGTATTTTCCTTACTGAAACAGGTTATGTTGCAGAGGGTATTGTTTCGAATCTCTTTTTTGTAAAAGGTGATATTCTATATACACCTTCGTTAAAAACGGGGATTTTAAATGGTATCACTCGTGCGTTTATTATAAAAGTTGCTGAAGAACTAGGTATAGAAGTAAAGGAAGGTTTCTTTACAAAAGAAGAATTACTTTCAGCTGATGAAGTCTTCGTGACAAATTCGATTCAAGAAATTGTTCCGCTTAATCGTATAGAGGGGCGAGATTTCCCGGGTAAAGTAGGGATGGTTACAAAAAAGTTTATGAATCTTTATGAAATGCAGAGAGAGAAATTGTGGAGCAGAAATGAATTACGAAGAGGAGATGTGTAG
- the pabB gene encoding aminodeoxychorismate synthase component I codes for MQRRKSLALSIPYQLDFFKQYKFLSKDKPQHILLESGRGGRYNIVGLNPVAVIRGKGEALHISESGKETIKQGNPLDLMQEYMERWKTDYNPEYPPFQGGAIGYFSYDCIRYIEKLPSLAEDDINIPDIFFLLFDDVFVYDQEEKVLWIITHYVDKHEEAKERLNEWKILWATEAPEVTIPFACPEKKSEAVAFTEESFMKAVECIQEYIGAGDVFQVNLSTRQERTLQTHPLEIYTSLREINPSPYMGYLELGEFQIVSGSPELLIKKKGTEVSTRPIAGTRSRGANEQEDEELARELIENEKERAEHVMLVDLERNDLGRVCKYGTVEVDEFMVIEKYSHVMHIVSNVRGEVEEDKDAFDLVKAVFPGGTITGAPKIRTMEIIEELEPVRRGIYTGSIGWIGYSGDTELNIVIRTLLAKDGKAHVQAGAGIVIDSNPENEYKESLKKAIALWRAKECSEETVR; via the coding sequence ATGCAACGAAGAAAATCTTTAGCGCTTTCTATTCCATATCAGTTAGATTTCTTTAAGCAATATAAATTTCTTTCTAAGGATAAGCCGCAACATATTTTGTTAGAGAGTGGACGTGGCGGTCGTTATAACATTGTGGGATTAAACCCAGTAGCGGTAATCCGAGGAAAGGGTGAAGCGTTACATATAAGCGAAAGTGGTAAGGAAACAATAAAGCAAGGGAACCCATTAGATCTAATGCAGGAATATATGGAGCGATGGAAAACAGACTATAATCCGGAGTACCCGCCTTTTCAAGGTGGTGCAATTGGTTACTTTAGTTATGATTGCATCCGTTATATTGAAAAACTTCCTTCTCTTGCAGAGGATGACATTAATATACCTGATATATTCTTTTTATTATTTGATGATGTGTTTGTGTATGATCAAGAAGAAAAAGTACTATGGATTATTACGCATTATGTAGATAAGCATGAAGAGGCAAAAGAGCGATTAAATGAATGGAAGATTCTTTGGGCGACAGAAGCGCCGGAAGTGACTATACCATTTGCATGCCCTGAAAAGAAAAGTGAAGCAGTTGCTTTTACTGAAGAAAGCTTTATGAAGGCGGTTGAATGTATTCAAGAATATATTGGGGCTGGTGATGTGTTCCAAGTAAACTTGTCGACAAGACAAGAGAGAACGTTACAAACACACCCGCTAGAAATCTATACAAGTCTTCGTGAAATTAATCCATCTCCATATATGGGTTACTTGGAGCTTGGGGAGTTTCAAATTGTTAGTGGATCGCCAGAGTTGCTAATTAAGAAAAAAGGAACTGAAGTAAGTACAAGACCAATTGCCGGAACAAGATCTAGAGGGGCGAATGAGCAAGAGGATGAAGAATTAGCAAGAGAATTAATTGAGAATGAAAAAGAAAGAGCAGAGCACGTCATGCTTGTGGATTTAGAACGAAATGATTTAGGGCGTGTTTGTAAATATGGCACTGTAGAAGTAGATGAATTTATGGTAATTGAGAAATACTCACATGTTATGCATATTGTTTCTAATGTGCGTGGTGAGGTGGAAGAAGATAAAGATGCTTTTGATTTAGTGAAGGCTGTATTCCCTGGGGGAACAATTACTGGTGCCCCGAAAATACGTACGATGGAAATTATTGAAGAATTAGAACCTGTTCGCCGAGGGATTTATACAGGTTCAATTGGTTGGATTGGTTATTCTGGAGATACGGAATTAAATATTGTGATTAGAACACTTCTTGCTAAAGATGGAAAAGCGCATGTACAAGCAGGAGCGGGAATTGTAATTGATTCAAATCCGGAAAATGAATATAAAGAGTCGTTAAAAAAGGCGATTGCTTTATGGCGTGCAAAAGAATGTAGTGAAGAAACGGTTAGGTGA
- the lysS gene encoding lysine--tRNA ligase: MDNMNHEELNDQLLVRREKLHNLREQGIDPFGKRFERTNATNDLLSLYGEFSKEELEEKEISVSIAGRIMTKRGKGKAGFAHIQDLHGQVQIYVRKDAVGDEEYELFKTADLGDLVGIEGKVFKTNVGELSVKATGFTLLTKSLRPLPDKYHGLKDVEQRYRQRYLDLITSMESRETFVTRSKIIREMRRYLDDNGYLEVETPMMHAIAGGASARPFITHHNALDMELYMRIAIELHLKRLIVGGLEKVYEIGRVFRNEGVSTRHNPEFTMIELYEAYADYKDIMKLTENMVAHIAKQVLGTTTIQYGEYEINLEPEWTRLHMVDAIKEHSGADFWNPMSVEEARELAKEHNVDIKDTMEVGHIINEFFEQKVEDKLIQPTFIYGHPVEISPLAKKNDEDPRFTDRFELFIVAREHANAFTELNDPIDQKERFEAQLKEREQGNDEAHMMDDDYIEALEYGMPPTGGLGIGIDRLVMLLTNAPSIRDVLLFPAMRHKQD, encoded by the coding sequence ATGGATAACATGAACCACGAAGAATTAAATGACCAATTGCTTGTTCGTCGTGAAAAGCTACATAACTTACGTGAGCAAGGAATTGATCCGTTCGGTAAACGATTTGAACGTACAAATGCAACAAATGACTTATTAAGCTTATATGGGGAGTTCTCTAAAGAAGAATTAGAAGAGAAAGAAATCTCTGTTTCTATCGCTGGTCGTATTATGACAAAACGCGGTAAAGGAAAAGCTGGATTTGCACATATTCAAGATTTACATGGACAAGTTCAAATTTATGTTCGTAAAGATGCCGTTGGAGATGAAGAGTACGAATTATTTAAAACGGCAGATTTAGGTGACTTAGTAGGTATTGAAGGTAAAGTGTTCAAAACGAACGTTGGAGAACTTTCAGTGAAAGCAACGGGCTTTACGCTATTAACGAAATCTCTTCGTCCATTACCGGATAAATATCATGGATTAAAAGATGTTGAACAACGCTACCGTCAACGTTACTTAGATTTAATTACAAGTATGGAAAGCCGTGAAACATTCGTTACTCGCAGTAAGATCATTCGTGAAATGAGAAGATACTTAGATGATAACGGTTATCTTGAAGTGGAAACACCTATGATGCATGCAATTGCGGGTGGAGCTTCTGCGCGTCCTTTCATTACGCACCATAATGCGTTAGATATGGAATTATATATGCGTATCGCAATTGAACTTCATTTAAAACGCCTAATTGTGGGTGGGTTAGAAAAAGTTTATGAAATTGGTCGTGTATTCCGTAATGAGGGTGTATCAACTCGCCATAATCCTGAGTTTACGATGATTGAATTATACGAAGCGTATGCTGATTATAAAGATATTATGAAACTAACAGAAAATATGGTTGCTCATATTGCGAAGCAAGTACTAGGTACAACAACAATCCAATATGGTGAGTATGAAATTAATCTAGAACCAGAATGGACACGTCTTCATATGGTAGATGCAATTAAGGAACATTCTGGAGCGGATTTCTGGAATCCAATGAGTGTAGAAGAAGCGCGTGAACTTGCAAAAGAACATAATGTAGATATTAAGGATACAATGGAAGTTGGTCATATTATAAATGAATTCTTCGAACAAAAAGTAGAAGATAAATTAATCCAACCAACATTTATTTACGGTCATCCGGTAGAAATTTCACCACTTGCGAAAAAGAATGACGAAGATCCACGATTTACAGATCGTTTCGAATTATTTATCGTTGCACGTGAACATGCAAATGCATTCACTGAGTTAAATGATCCAATTGATCAGAAAGAACGTTTTGAAGCGCAATTAAAAGAACGCGAACAAGGTAATGACGAAGCTCACATGATGGATGATGATTATATCGAAGCTCTTGAGTATGGTATGCCTCCTACAGGTGGACTGGGAATTGGTATTGATCGTCTTGTTATGTTATTAACGAATGCGCCATCTATTCGTGATGTATTATTATTCCCTGCTATGCGTCATAAACAAGACTAA
- a CDS encoding helix-turn-helix domain-containing protein produces MEAEKWGRRIRAFRKLKGYTQEGFAKELGVSVSVLGEVERGNRSPSQDFVVEVAKALKVSIDELMPK; encoded by the coding sequence ATGGAAGCAGAAAAATGGGGAAGACGCATTCGAGCTTTTCGAAAGCTAAAAGGTTATACGCAAGAAGGCTTTGCAAAAGAGTTAGGGGTATCTGTATCTGTTTTAGGTGAAGTTGAGAGAGGGAATCGATCGCCTTCCCAAGATTTTGTAGTGGAAGTTGCTAAAGCATTAAAGGTCTCGATAGATGAGTTAATGCCAAAGTGA
- the cysK gene encoding cysteine synthase A has protein sequence MRVAQSVSELIGKTPIVKLNRIVESDSADIYLKLEFMNPGSSVKDRIALAMIEDAEKKGLLKEGDTIIEPTSGNTGIGLAMVAAAKGYKAILVMPETMSVERRNLLRAYGAELVLTPGPEGMGGAIRQATELAKEHGYFIPQQFKNQSNPEIHRLTTGPEIVEQMGDQLDAFIAGIGTGGTITGAGEVLKEAYKDIKIYAVEPADSPVLSGGKPGPHKIQGIGAGFVPETLDVEVYDEIVQVKTEQAFEYARRVAKEEGILVGISSGAVIYAATEVAKKLGKGKKVLVIIPSNGERYLSTPLYQFES, from the coding sequence ATGCGAGTGGCACAATCAGTTTCAGAATTAATCGGGAAAACGCCGATCGTTAAGTTGAACCGCATCGTAGAATCAGACAGCGCAGATATATATTTGAAATTAGAATTTATGAATCCGGGGAGCAGTGTTAAAGATCGTATTGCGTTAGCTATGATTGAAGATGCTGAAAAAAAGGGATTATTAAAAGAGGGCGATACAATCATTGAGCCAACAAGTGGTAACACAGGAATTGGCTTGGCGATGGTAGCAGCTGCTAAAGGATATAAGGCAATTTTAGTAATGCCAGAAACAATGAGTGTTGAACGTCGTAATTTATTACGTGCTTATGGCGCTGAATTAGTATTGACTCCAGGGCCTGAAGGAATGGGCGGAGCAATTCGTCAAGCGACTGAATTAGCAAAAGAACATGGCTACTTTATACCGCAACAGTTCAAAAATCAATCAAATCCAGAAATTCATCGTTTAACAACAGGTCCAGAAATTGTTGAACAAATGGGTGACCAATTAGATGCGTTTATTGCAGGTATTGGTACAGGTGGAACGATTACTGGTGCTGGTGAAGTACTGAAGGAAGCGTATAAAGATATTAAAATTTATGCAGTAGAACCTGCGGATTCACCAGTATTATCTGGTGGGAAACCAGGTCCACATAAAATCCAAGGAATTGGGGCGGGATTTGTTCCAGAAACATTGGATGTAGAAGTATATGATGAAATTGTTCAAGTAAAAACAGAGCAAGCATTTGAATATGCAAGAAGAGTGGCTAAAGAAGAAGGTATTTTAGTGGGCATCTCTTCAGGAGCAGTTATTTATGCAGCGACAGAAGTTGCGAAAAAATTAGGTAAAGGGAAAAAGGTACTTGTTATTATCCCAAGTAACGGTGAACGTTATTTAAGTACACCACTTTATCAATTTGAGTCTTAA
- the pabA gene encoding aminodeoxychorismate/anthranilate synthase component II — MILMIDNYDSFTFNLVQFLGELGQELVVKRNDEVTISDIENMKPDFLMISPGPCSPNEAGVSMEVIQHFAGKIPIFGVCLGHQSIAQVFGGEVVRAERLMHGKTSLMHHDGKTIFLDIPNPFTATRYHSLIVKKETLPDCLEVTSWTEEEEIMGLRHTTLPIEGVQFHPESIMTSHGKELLQNFIRKYSPSVTSC, encoded by the coding sequence ATGATATTAATGATTGATAATTATGATTCTTTTACATTTAATTTAGTGCAGTTTCTTGGAGAACTGGGACAAGAGCTTGTTGTTAAACGTAACGATGAAGTGACTATTTCAGATATTGAGAATATGAAACCAGACTTTTTAATGATTTCGCCAGGCCCATGTAGTCCGAATGAAGCGGGCGTTAGTATGGAGGTTATTCAACACTTTGCCGGAAAGATTCCGATTTTTGGGGTTTGTCTTGGGCATCAATCCATTGCACAAGTGTTTGGTGGGGAGGTAGTTCGTGCAGAGCGATTGATGCATGGGAAAACATCGCTTATGCATCATGACGGAAAGACGATTTTCTTGGATATTCCTAATCCATTTACCGCGACGCGCTATCACTCACTTATTGTTAAGAAAGAAACGTTACCTGATTGCTTAGAGGTAACATCTTGGACTGAAGAAGAGGAAATTATGGGGCTTCGCCATACAACCTTACCAATTGAAGGTGTACAGTTCCATCCGGAATCTATTATGACTTCTCACGGGAAAGAGTTGTTGCAGAATTTCATTCGTAAATACAGTCCGAGTGTGACATCATGTTAA
- the folP gene encoding dihydropteroate synthase: MNYEEEMCSLKWDYDLRCGEYTLNLNEKTLIMGILNVTPDSFSDGGSYNEVEAAVRHAKEMRDEGAHIIDIGGESTRPGFAKVSVEEEIKRVVPMIQAVSKEVQLPISIDTYKAEVAKQAIEAGAHIINDIWGVKAEPKIAEVAAHYDVPIILMHNRDNMNYRNLIADMIADLYDSIKIAKDAGVRDENIILDPGIGFAKTPEQNLEAMRNLEQLNVLGYPVLLGTSRKSFIGHVLDLPVEERLEGTGATVCLGIEKGCEFVRVHDVKEMARMAKMMDAMIGKGVK; the protein is encoded by the coding sequence ATGAATTACGAAGAGGAGATGTGTAGTTTGAAGTGGGATTATGATTTGCGCTGCGGCGAATATACATTGAACTTAAATGAAAAAACTTTAATTATGGGGATTTTAAATGTAACGCCAGATTCGTTTTCTGATGGTGGGAGTTACAACGAGGTAGAGGCTGCGGTGCGCCATGCAAAAGAAATGCGAGATGAGGGTGCTCATATTATTGATATCGGTGGAGAATCTACTCGCCCGGGCTTTGCTAAGGTATCGGTGGAAGAAGAAATAAAACGAGTTGTGCCGATGATTCAGGCAGTTTCAAAAGAAGTGCAATTGCCTATTTCTATCGATACGTATAAAGCTGAAGTTGCAAAACAAGCAATAGAAGCGGGTGCTCATATTATTAATGATATTTGGGGAGTGAAGGCGGAACCGAAAATCGCTGAAGTTGCAGCTCATTATGATGTACCTATCATCTTAATGCATAATCGCGATAATATGAATTATCGTAATTTAATAGCTGATATGATTGCTGATTTATATGACAGTATTAAAATTGCTAAAGATGCTGGCGTGCGAGATGAGAATATTATTTTAGACCCAGGTATTGGTTTTGCTAAAACACCTGAACAAAACTTAGAAGCGATGCGTAATTTAGAACAGTTAAACGTACTAGGTTACCCAGTTCTCTTAGGTACTTCAAGAAAGTCCTTTATTGGGCACGTGCTAGATTTACCGGTAGAGGAACGTCTTGAGGGAACGGGAGCTACCGTTTGTCTTGGTATTGAAAAGGGTTGTGAGTTTGTTCGTGTTCATGATGTGAAGGAAATGGCACGTATGGCTAAGATGATGGATGCAATGATTGGTAAGGGGGTAAAGTAA
- the dusB gene encoding tRNA dihydrouridine synthase DusB: protein MLKIANIEMKNPVVLAPMAGVCNSAFRLTVKEFGAGLVCAEMVSDKAILLNNKRTLDMLYIDEREKPLSLQIFGGEKETLVDAAKYVDKYTTADIIDINMGCPVPKIVKCDAGAKWLLDPNKIYEMVAAVVDAVEKPVTVKMRIGWDEDHIFAIENAIAVERAGGQAVAVHGRTRVQMYEGKADWDIIKQVKQAVNIPVIGNGDVATPQDAKRMLDEIGVDGVMIGRAALGDPWMIYRTVKYLETGELMPEPTVREKIDVCMLHLDRLIDLKNENVAVREMRKHAAWYLKGIRGNATVRNGINACNTREDLANVLGAFVEEVEAKQQTIHVG, encoded by the coding sequence GTGTTAAAGATCGCAAATATTGAGATGAAAAATCCAGTTGTATTAGCACCGATGGCGGGAGTGTGTAACTCTGCATTCCGTTTGACAGTAAAAGAATTCGGTGCAGGTCTAGTTTGTGCCGAAATGGTAAGTGATAAGGCAATACTACTGAACAATAAAAGAACATTAGATATGTTATATATCGATGAGAGAGAAAAGCCATTAAGCTTACAAATTTTTGGTGGTGAGAAAGAAACCCTTGTAGATGCTGCGAAATACGTAGATAAATATACGACAGCAGACATCATTGATATTAATATGGGTTGCCCGGTACCCAAAATTGTTAAGTGTGATGCAGGAGCGAAGTGGCTTTTAGACCCAAATAAAATATATGAAATGGTAGCGGCAGTTGTAGATGCTGTAGAAAAGCCAGTTACAGTTAAAATGCGTATTGGTTGGGATGAGGATCATATTTTCGCAATCGAGAACGCAATAGCTGTTGAACGTGCTGGTGGACAAGCGGTAGCAGTTCATGGACGTACACGAGTACAAATGTATGAGGGAAAAGCGGATTGGGATATTATTAAACAAGTAAAGCAAGCTGTAAACATCCCGGTTATCGGAAATGGTGATGTCGCAACGCCACAAGATGCAAAGCGTATGCTTGATGAAATTGGTGTAGATGGTGTTATGATTGGTCGCGCTGCACTGGGAGATCCGTGGATGATTTATCGTACGGTAAAGTATTTAGAGACAGGTGAACTAATGCCGGAACCGACAGTGCGTGAGAAAATTGACGTATGTATGTTGCATCTAGATCGTCTTATCGATTTAAAGAATGAAAATGTCGCTGTAAGAGAGATGAGAAAGCATGCAGCTTGGTATTTAAAGGGTATTCGTGGTAATGCAACTGTACGTAATGGTATCAATGCTTGTAATACGCGTGAAGACCTTGCGAATGTACTAGGTGCATTTGTAGAAGAAGTAGAAGCAAAACAACAAACAATTCACGTTGGTTAA
- the hslO gene encoding redox-regulated molecular chaperone HslO, producing the protein MKDYLVKALAFDGEVRAYSVRTTNTVSEAQRRHDTWRTASAALGRSLTAGTIMGAMLKGDQKLTIKVEGNGPIGPILVDAHANGDVRGYVTNPHVDFEGTEQGKLRVYQAVGTEGFITVIKDIGMREPFIGQSPIVSGELGEDFTYYFAVSEQTPSSVGVGVLVNGDDSVLAAGGFILQIMPGAQEETISFIEDRLQKIPPVSTLIEQGLSPEELLYAVLGEDKVKVLETMDVQFNCTCSRERIESVLISLGKTELEQIREEEEETEVHCHFCNERYKFSKEDITNLIENL; encoded by the coding sequence ATGAAAGATTATTTAGTAAAAGCATTAGCATTTGATGGAGAAGTGCGTGCGTATAGTGTACGCACAACAAACACAGTAAGTGAGGCGCAAAGACGTCATGATACATGGAGAACAGCTTCAGCAGCGCTTGGTCGTTCTTTAACTGCAGGTACAATTATGGGTGCAATGTTAAAAGGTGACCAAAAGTTAACGATTAAGGTAGAAGGAAATGGTCCGATTGGTCCTATCTTAGTAGATGCTCATGCAAATGGGGATGTACGTGGTTATGTAACAAATCCACATGTGGACTTTGAAGGAACGGAACAAGGGAAATTACGTGTATATCAAGCGGTAGGTACAGAAGGTTTTATAACAGTAATTAAAGATATTGGTATGCGTGAGCCGTTTATCGGTCAATCTCCAATCGTTTCGGGAGAACTAGGGGAAGACTTCACGTATTATTTTGCAGTTTCTGAGCAGACGCCTTCTTCTGTTGGTGTCGGTGTTCTTGTAAATGGAGATGACAGCGTATTAGCGGCAGGTGGATTTATCCTTCAAATTATGCCGGGCGCACAGGAAGAAACAATTTCATTCATTGAAGATCGTTTACAAAAAATCCCTCCTGTATCAACATTGATTGAACAAGGTCTTTCTCCAGAAGAGCTACTATATGCAGTTCTTGGAGAAGATAAAGTAAAAGTATTAGAAACGATGGATGTTCAATTTAATTGTACATGCTCACGCGAACGTATTGAGAGTGTGTTAATTAGTTTAGGTAAAACAGAGTTAGAGCAAATTCGTGAAGAAGAAGAAGAGACAGAAGTTCATTGTCATTTCTGTAATGAACGATACAAGTTTTCTAAAGAGGATATTACAAATTTAATTGAGAATTTGTAA
- the folK gene encoding 2-amino-4-hydroxy-6-hydroxymethyldihydropteridine diphosphokinase, with translation MNNIAYIALGSNIGERYTYLTEAIQFLNKNPYIQVNDISSVYETEPVGYTDQSCFLNLVIKISTNLSPQELLKVTQRVENDLGRKREIRWGPRTIDLDILLYNQENIEAENLIVPHPRMFERAFVIVPLLEINQDIKQNISRSQVEEMKRREGVTVWKQKNGEDAFELFES, from the coding sequence ATGAATAATATAGCTTACATTGCATTAGGTTCAAATATCGGAGAACGTTATACGTATTTAACTGAAGCGATTCAGTTTTTAAACAAAAACCCGTATATCCAAGTTAACGATATTTCATCTGTATATGAAACAGAACCAGTTGGCTATACTGACCAAAGTTGCTTTTTAAATTTAGTTATAAAAATTTCTACCAATTTATCACCGCAAGAATTATTGAAGGTTACACAAAGAGTAGAGAATGATTTAGGAAGAAAAAGGGAAATTAGGTGGGGTCCGAGGACCATCGACCTTGACATTTTGCTATATAATCAAGAAAATATTGAAGCAGAGAATCTTATTGTTCCGCATCCGCGGATGTTCGAAAGAGCTTTTGTTATCGTTCCGTTGTTAGAGATTAATCAAGATATAAAACAAAACATTTCACGTTCACAAGTAGAAGAAATGAAAAGGCGAGAGGGAGTAACGGTATGGAAGCAGAAAAATGGGGAAGACGCATTCGAGCTTTTCGAAAGCTAA
- the folB gene encoding dihydroneopterin aldolase gives MDKIYIHDMEFYGYHGVFPEENKLGQRFKVDLTVELDLKQAGESDDLEQSVNYGELFELCRKVVEDRTYKLVESIAENIATDILKQYESISRCTIKVIKPDPPIPGHYRAVAVEITRERP, from the coding sequence TTGGATAAAATTTATATTCATGATATGGAGTTTTATGGTTATCATGGTGTATTCCCAGAGGAAAATAAATTAGGCCAGAGATTTAAAGTGGACTTAACGGTGGAATTGGATTTGAAACAGGCAGGAGAAAGTGATGACTTAGAGCAGTCTGTCAATTATGGAGAGCTTTTCGAATTATGTAGGAAAGTTGTTGAAGATAGAACGTATAAGCTTGTAGAGAGTATTGCTGAAAATATTGCTACAGATATATTAAAACAATATGAGAGTATTTCAAGATGTACGATAAAGGTAATTAAACCAGATCCACCGATCCCGGGACATTATCGTGCTGTAGCAGTAGAAATTACGAGAGAACGTCCATGA